In a single window of the Nicotiana tomentosiformis chromosome 8, ASM39032v3, whole genome shotgun sequence genome:
- the LOC138896784 gene encoding uncharacterized protein produces MENLLLAMTTLCNKVESMEEEIQIIRKTATSSQQHDSKNAEIRRSEVSKISELEGDIEKHLKTHNSLLNTVAGTSTASSSSAKKKEEIKPRYTNINMNNLFSKPFVQKIQNTQNEIFLPPQINTYKESLNQAKKTYNHITHTYIDNIHKIQNFLNKNPRSQTTQNPNEDYITHYLTGYNKLIALPNTSAKLIATCYNYGLLDTVYTQTGQEIATIPELHRAFMQYRRITKGTLFYIRFYSATTEILYEEIKPIIQVIKIGLTREMLIPERIEEQEEIEKIDIPDFYANKRIIGISTILNELANNYLNKQ; encoded by the coding sequence ATGGAAAATCTACTCTTAGCCATGACTACACTTTGTAATAAAGTAGAAAGTATGGAAGAAGAGATACAGATAATAAGAAAAACAGCTACTAGTAGTCAGCAGCATGACTCAaaaaatgcggagataagacgatcggaagtctctaaaattTCAGAGCTAGAAGGTGATAttgagaaacacctaaaaactcataacagtttgttaaatACAGTTGCAGGAACCAGCACAGCTAGCAGTTCAtctgcaaagaagaaggaagaaattaaacctagatatacaaacataaatatgaacaatttattttcaaaaccattcgtacagaaaatccaaaatacccagaacgaaatattcctaccaccacagATAAATACCTACAAAGAAAGTCTGAACCAAGCCAAGAAGACATATAACCATATAACCCATACATATATAGACAATATACACAAAATACAAAACTTTTTAAACAAAAACccaagatcccaaactacccaGAATCCAAATGAAGATTATATTACCCATTATCTAACAGGATACAATAAATTAATAGCACTACCAAATACAAGTGCAAAACTAATAGCCACCTGCTACAATTATGGATTACTAGATACTGTATATACACAAACAGGACAGGAGATAGCTACCATACCTGAGTTACACAGAGCATTTATGCAATACAGAAGAATAACTAAAGGAACGTTATTCTATATACGATTTTATTCAGCTACAACAGAGATATTATATGAAGAAATAAAGCCtatcatacaagttatcaagatcggacttacaagAGAAATGCTCATaccagaaagaatagaagaacaagaagagatagaaaaaatagatattccagacttttatgcaaataaaaggattattggaatatccactatactaaatgaactagcaaacaactacctaaacaaacaatga